In one Parageobacillus genomosp. 1 genomic region, the following are encoded:
- the aroH gene encoding chorismate mutase, translated as MIRGIRGAITVERNEANEIVDATETLLREMIRANDVAASDVSFVLISVTDDITAAFPAQALRRLEGWTYVPVMCMREIPVPNSLPRCIRVMMTVHTTKKQEEISHVYLRDAAVLRPDLSLTKKTEM; from the coding sequence ATGATCCGCGGCATTCGGGGAGCGATTACGGTAGAGCGCAATGAAGCGAACGAAATTGTCGACGCCACGGAAACGTTGCTGAGAGAAATGATTCGGGCTAATGACGTCGCAGCAAGCGACGTATCGTTTGTGCTTATTTCGGTGACCGATGATATTACCGCGGCCTTTCCGGCGCAAGCGCTCCGCCGTTTGGAAGGGTGGACGTACGTACCGGTCATGTGCATGCGGGAAATTCCGGTGCCGAATTCTTTGCCGCGCTGCATCCGGGTGATGATGACCGTTCATACGACGAAAAAACAAGAAGAAATCTCTCATGTTTATTTGCGGGATGCAGCCGTCTTGCGGCCGGATTTGTCGTTGACAAAAAAAACCGAAATGTAA
- the aroB gene encoding 3-dehydroquinate synthase, which produces MKQLLIETKTKQYPLFLGEGIIHSLPEILRSLSFPKGTKLLIITDQTLKSLYLAELQALLADDYEVYTHVIPSGEGAKSFEQYYACQTAALECGLDRHSLILAFGGGVVGDLAGFVAATYMRGIRYIQIPTTLLAHDSAVGGKVAINHPLGKNMIGAFHQPEAVVYDIAFLRSLPEKELRSGFAEVIKHALIRDRRFYEWLRQEIHTLRDLTGERLQYCIQKGIEIKASVVREDEKETGVRAHLNFGHTLGHALESELGYGAITHGDGVALGMLFAIFVSERVYGRSFADYQFPAWFRTYGFPVSIPASLKLERLLEKMKGDKKARAGMVRMVLLKDIGEIDIEALDDDTLSVLLCEFAQREEGKP; this is translated from the coding sequence ATGAAACAATTGCTTATTGAAACGAAAACAAAACAGTATCCGCTTTTTCTCGGGGAGGGGATTATCCATTCCCTGCCGGAAATTCTTCGTTCTTTATCTTTTCCTAAAGGAACGAAACTGCTGATTATCACCGATCAAACGCTGAAATCGTTGTATTTAGCGGAGCTTCAGGCGCTGCTAGCCGATGACTACGAAGTGTATACGCATGTCATTCCGAGCGGGGAAGGGGCAAAATCGTTCGAGCAATATTATGCATGTCAAACGGCCGCGCTTGAGTGCGGCCTTGACCGTCATTCTTTGATTCTTGCCTTTGGCGGCGGCGTGGTCGGCGACCTGGCCGGATTTGTCGCGGCCACTTATATGCGCGGCATTCGCTATATACAAATCCCAACCACGTTGCTTGCGCATGACAGCGCCGTCGGCGGCAAAGTGGCGATCAACCATCCGCTCGGAAAAAATATGATTGGGGCGTTCCACCAGCCGGAAGCGGTTGTTTATGACATCGCCTTTTTGCGCTCTCTGCCGGAAAAAGAACTGCGCTCCGGCTTTGCCGAAGTCATTAAGCATGCGCTAATCCGCGACCGCCGTTTTTACGAATGGCTGCGTCAGGAAATCCATACGCTTCGTGATTTAACAGGGGAGCGGCTTCAATATTGCATTCAAAAAGGAATTGAAATCAAAGCAAGCGTCGTGCGTGAAGATGAGAAAGAAACGGGAGTCCGCGCCCATTTAAATTTTGGTCATACGCTTGGGCACGCGTTAGAAAGCGAGCTTGGCTACGGTGCGATCACCCATGGCGATGGCGTGGCGCTCGGGATGCTGTTTGCCATTTTTGTCAGCGAAAGAGTATATGGGCGCTCGTTTGCCGACTATCAGTTTCCCGCCTGGTTTCGTACATACGGATTCCCTGTTTCCATCCCAGCATCGCTAAAACTCGAGCGCCTGCTTGAAAAAATGAAAGGCGATAAAAAAGCAAGAGCAGGGATGGTGCGCATGGTGCTGTTAAAAGATATTGGCGAAATAGACATTGAAGCGCTCGACGACGACACCTTATCCGTACTGCTTTGTGAATTTGCCCAACGGGAGGAGGGAAAGCCATGA
- the aroC gene encoding chorismate synthase produces MRYLTAGESHGPQLTTILEGVPAGLTLLAEHINKELARRQKGYGRGRRMQIEKDEVKILSGVRHGKTLGSPITLVVENRDWKHWQSIMAIEPIDHEEEVKRKVTRPRPGHADLNGALKYGHRDMRNVLERSSARETTVRVAAGAVAKRILEDLGIRVAGHVLEIGGIRAKRLDYQSLAELQEVTEASPVRCFDEEAAVKMMEAIDNAKNNGDSIGGIVEVIVEGVPAGVGSHVHYDRKLDAKIAAAIVSINAFKGVEFGIGFEAARRPGSEVHDEIIWSKEKGFTRRTNRAGGFEGGMTTGMPIVVRGVMKPIPTLYKPLQSVDIETKEPFAASIERSDSCAVPAASVVAEAVVAWEVAAAIVDQFGQDRMDLIKENVEKMRRYAREF; encoded by the coding sequence ATGCGCTATTTAACAGCAGGGGAATCACACGGGCCGCAGCTGACAACGATTTTGGAAGGAGTGCCAGCGGGGCTCACGCTGCTTGCCGAACATATTAATAAAGAGCTGGCAAGACGACAAAAAGGATATGGGCGCGGGCGGCGGATGCAAATCGAAAAAGACGAAGTGAAAATTTTAAGCGGCGTCCGCCATGGAAAAACGCTTGGTTCGCCGATTACGCTTGTCGTCGAAAACCGCGACTGGAAACATTGGCAAAGCATTATGGCCATTGAACCGATCGATCATGAGGAAGAAGTGAAGCGGAAAGTGACGCGTCCACGTCCGGGACATGCCGATTTAAACGGCGCGTTAAAATACGGGCATCGTGATATGCGCAATGTGCTCGAACGTTCGTCAGCGCGTGAGACAACGGTGCGGGTTGCGGCCGGTGCGGTGGCGAAGCGGATTTTAGAGGATCTTGGCATCCGCGTGGCCGGACATGTGTTGGAAATCGGCGGCATCCGCGCCAAGCGGCTTGATTATCAATCGCTCGCGGAATTGCAGGAAGTGACAGAAGCGTCACCGGTTCGCTGTTTTGATGAAGAAGCAGCCGTTAAAATGATGGAAGCGATCGATAACGCTAAGAACAACGGCGACTCGATCGGCGGCATCGTCGAGGTGATTGTCGAAGGAGTGCCGGCAGGGGTAGGAAGCCATGTTCATTATGACCGCAAGCTCGATGCCAAAATTGCCGCCGCGATCGTCAGCATCAACGCCTTTAAAGGGGTGGAGTTTGGAATCGGCTTTGAAGCGGCGCGCCGCCCGGGAAGCGAAGTGCACGATGAGATTATTTGGAGCAAGGAAAAAGGGTTTACGCGCCGGACGAACCGCGCTGGCGGCTTTGAAGGCGGAATGACAACCGGTATGCCGATTGTCGTGCGCGGAGTGATGAAGCCGATTCCAACGCTGTATAAGCCGTTGCAAAGCGTAGACATTGAAACGAAAGAGCCGTTCGCGGCCAGCATTGAGCGCTCGGACAGCTGTGCCGTGCCGGCGGCCAGCGTTGTTGCTGAAGCGGTAGTGGCCTGGGAAGTAGCCGCGGCGATCGTCGACCAATTCGGCCAGGATCGCATGGACCTCATTAAGGAAAACGTTGAAAAAATGCGCCGCTATGCAAGGGAGTTTTAA